CTACGCGTACTTCAACAACGACCCGGGTGGTGCGGCGGTGGCGGACGCGATGACGTTCGCGCGGCTGGGGAGGTCGGCGGGCCTGGAGATCACACGGACACCCGAGCGTCTGGCGCAGGCCGGCCGAGCAGCGCCCTACTCCCCGTAAGACGCCCGCAGGGCATCCCGTACGGCGGCGAGCGCCGCGTCCTCCCCCTGCCCGAGCCTGCGAGCCCGCTCCGCGAACGCCTGGGCGGCGACCGCCAGCTCCCGGTCCGCCGCCGAGCCGGCGGCGGCCACGAACGTGCCGTGGCGGCCCCGCGTCTCGATCACGCCGTCCGCCTCCAGCGCCCGGTACGCCTTGGCGACCGTGTTCGCGGCGAGCCCCAGCGACTCGGCCAGCCCTCGCACGGTCGGCAGCCGGTATCCCACCGGCAGCTCCCCCGACCGCGCCTGCTCGGAGATCCGCGCCCGCACCTGCTCGTACGGCGGAGCACTGTCGTCGATGTCGATCTTCAAGGTCACAGGCCGATTGTCCCGTACCCGACGGAAAATGGGAGGCACCCGGCGTGCGCCCCCGCGTAACGTGCGCCTCCATGACCGTGATCGTGCGCGACCTGCGACTCGACGTCCGAGCCGACGCCGAGGGGTTCTCCCGGACCCGCCGCCTCGCCCTGCCCTACATGCTGTCCACACCCGAGTCCGTGGTGCACACCCTGACCCGCGCCCACCCGGACTCCCACTTCGGGCAGCTCGTCGCGGAGGAGGACGGCGAGATCATCGGCACGGCCCAGATCAGCGTCGCCCACGACAGCCCGGAACCCGGCCAGGGCTCCGCCAACATCTACGTACGCCCCGAGCGCAGGCACCGCGGCGCCGGTTCGCTCCTGCTGCGTACCGCCGAGGAGCGCTTGGCGGGGCTGGGCGTGCGGAAGCTGTTCGCCTGGGTGCTGGACGAGCCGGACAACCTCGCCTTCGCCGAGCGGCACGGCTTCCGGGCCAGCCGCTCCGCCTACTTCCTGC
The genomic region above belongs to Streptomyces coeruleorubidus and contains:
- a CDS encoding GntR family transcriptional regulator: MTLKIDIDDSAPPYEQVRARISEQARSGELPVGYRLPTVRGLAESLGLAANTVAKAYRALEADGVIETRGRHGTFVAAAGSAADRELAVAAQAFAERARRLGQGEDAALAAVRDALRASYGE